A region of Syntrophorhabdus sp. DNA encodes the following proteins:
- a CDS encoding BamA/TamA family outer membrane protein, producing the protein FSSISFNLKREDQTTGTSLFSESIMAEFEKARTLGQVPVGSLFLQVLRERSDVGLQRTNTFSVLPGARLSGMSYDDMIRPTQGYRYSAELKGTHQAIGSSTGLVQFTGDGGVVVPLPGRLSLLARSMVGATFQNEPDADLPIALRFFAGGDRSVRGYAYKSLGPEDADGEVVGGKNVFTGSLELERAVGSDWGVAAFYDVGNAFNDFRNMQLVQGAGMGVRYYSPIGPIKLDIARQIGVRDPDFRIHISIGFGL; encoded by the coding sequence CTTCTCCTCGATAAGCTTCAACCTGAAACGCGAGGACCAGACCACGGGTACATCGCTCTTCAGTGAATCGATAATGGCGGAATTCGAAAAGGCAAGGACCCTCGGGCAGGTACCTGTGGGGTCTTTGTTCCTGCAGGTCCTGAGGGAGCGTTCCGATGTGGGCCTGCAAAGGACGAACACCTTTTCGGTCCTGCCGGGCGCGCGCCTCTCCGGTATGAGCTATGATGACATGATACGCCCCACCCAGGGTTACCGGTATTCCGCGGAGCTGAAAGGCACACACCAGGCGATAGGCTCCAGCACCGGGCTCGTCCAGTTCACCGGGGACGGTGGTGTCGTCGTGCCCCTTCCCGGCAGGCTGTCCCTGCTAGCACGGTCCATGGTGGGGGCAACCTTCCAGAACGAACCCGACGCCGACCTGCCCATAGCCCTGCGCTTCTTCGCCGGAGGAGACAGGAGCGTCCGCGGGTACGCGTACAAGTCCCTGGGACCGGAGGATGCCGATGGCGAAGTGGTCGGAGGCAAGAACGTGTTCACGGGAAGCCTCGAGTTGGAGCGTGCCGTGGGCAGCGACTGGGGTGTGGCCGCGTTCTACGACGTCGGGAACGCCTTCAACGACTTCAGGAACATGCAGCTCGTCCAGGGTGCCGGGATGGGGGTGCGCTACTACAGCCCCATAGGGCCGATAAAACTCGACATCGCCCGCCAGATAGGGGTGAGAGACCCCGATTTCAGAATCCATATCTCCATAGGGTTCGGATTATGA